In Enterobacter cloacae, the following are encoded in one genomic region:
- a CDS encoding LysR family transcriptional regulator, with product MKPALLPDLATFVTIVEHGNFSTAARMTGATPSAISRCVSRLEKEMGSKLLHRTTRKLALTETGKSVYEHALDMLEAAQQAMDSGSSLQTVAQGKLTVSVPKAVGRFVIHPLIPAFLERYPQIDVCLRLEDRYMDLIDDGVDLALRITNTPSPGLYGKPLMPVTHVICATPEYLRRAGTPQHPHDLRSYSCISLGETPADSRWKFTLQGKTEIVQTHGRYAANHTGVRLDAVKRHVGIGSLPLFTAREALEKGEIVQVLPQWEFISSYTGELWLLWTRNKHMPARMRAMINYLTEKMPVNK from the coding sequence ATGAAACCTGCACTGCTTCCCGATCTTGCCACCTTCGTGACCATCGTAGAACACGGCAATTTTTCAACTGCAGCCCGTATGACGGGAGCAACGCCCTCAGCGATCAGTCGTTGTGTTTCACGCCTCGAGAAGGAGATGGGATCTAAGTTACTGCACCGCACCACGCGCAAGCTGGCACTTACCGAAACCGGAAAATCGGTTTATGAACATGCTTTGGATATGCTGGAAGCAGCACAACAGGCAATGGATTCCGGTAGCAGTCTGCAAACCGTTGCACAGGGAAAGCTCACGGTGAGCGTACCGAAAGCCGTGGGACGGTTTGTGATCCATCCGCTGATCCCGGCGTTCCTGGAGCGCTATCCACAAATTGACGTCTGCCTGCGTCTGGAAGATCGTTACATGGATCTGATCGATGATGGTGTCGATCTGGCATTACGGATCACCAATACTCCCTCTCCTGGCCTGTACGGAAAACCGCTGATGCCAGTAACCCATGTTATTTGCGCCACGCCAGAATATCTTCGTCGCGCAGGCACGCCACAACATCCGCACGACCTCCGGTCATATAGCTGTATTTCGCTCGGTGAAACCCCGGCCGATTCACGCTGGAAATTTACGTTGCAGGGAAAAACGGAGATCGTACAGACGCACGGACGTTACGCGGCTAACCACACGGGCGTGCGGCTGGATGCGGTCAAACGTCATGTCGGCATTGGGAGTTTACCGCTGTTTACGGCACGTGAGGCTCTGGAAAAGGGGGAAATTGTGCAGGTGCTGCCACAGTGGGAGTTTATCAGCAGCTATACGGGTGAACTCTGGCTGCTTTGGACGCGTAACAAACATATGCCCGCCAGAATGCGGGCAATGATCAACTATCTGACTGAAAAAATGCCAGTCAACAAGTGA
- a CDS encoding alanyl-tRNA synthetase: MTERLYYTSEATEGRAKVIRCTEEPDGRYAVELDQTLFHPQGGGQPADRGLIAGIAVEGVSLRGEQVIHILARPLVPGEVEMQVDKSARVRHSRWHSAGHLIGCAGEQFGWEPVKAHHWPGEGRITFVPREPQASLPDANRLSAMIDGWKADNLLRQTEIEAGRRRVRFGDLPAYPCGGTHVRQLAEIGEMQLIGLKMKKGQLVVTYTLHEQE, translated from the coding sequence ATGACAGAACGACTTTATTACACAAGTGAAGCGACAGAAGGCCGCGCGAAGGTGATCCGTTGCACTGAAGAGCCTGATGGTCGCTATGCCGTTGAGCTGGATCAGACCCTTTTCCATCCGCAGGGTGGCGGACAGCCAGCGGACCGGGGGTTGATCGCGGGGATCGCGGTGGAGGGGGTGAGCCTGCGCGGGGAGCAAGTCATTCATATTCTGGCTCGACCGCTTGTGCCAGGCGAGGTGGAAATGCAGGTCGATAAAAGCGCGCGAGTGCGTCATTCCCGCTGGCACAGCGCAGGCCATTTGATTGGTTGTGCCGGTGAGCAATTTGGCTGGGAGCCGGTGAAAGCTCATCACTGGCCAGGTGAAGGACGGATTACCTTTGTGCCACGAGAGCCGCAGGCGTCACTGCCTGATGCAAACAGGCTGAGCGCGATGATTGACGGCTGGAAAGCGGACAACCTGCTTCGTCAGACCGAAATTGAAGCGGGCAGACGCAGGGTTCGCTTTGGCGATCTCCCGGCCTATCCGTGTGGCGGAACGCATGTAAGACAGCTGGCGGAAATAGGGGAGATGCAGCTCATCGGGCTGAAAATGAAAAAAGGACAGCTGGTGGTCACTTATACCCTCCACGAGCAGGAGTAA
- a CDS encoding glucose-6-phosphate isomerase, which yields MNSDVILPPQVAWASGVFANGPLIRKTTHIADLPGVFIDDDAWRGCEPRQRVYDVEMLDSPSDEGSLYVGVTHLYAGKIGDEFFMTRGHFHQRREQGEVYFGLRGCGLLLLQTPSGEARLERVKAGSVHIIPSFSAHRLINTGEDTLSALAVWPSVAGHDYAALAGGFSLRVFASEHHPQGWEVGNG from the coding sequence ATGAACTCTGACGTTATCCTGCCACCCCAGGTGGCGTGGGCCAGCGGTGTATTCGCTAACGGTCCACTTATCCGCAAGACGACACACATCGCCGATCTGCCTGGCGTTTTCATTGATGACGATGCCTGGCGTGGCTGCGAACCGCGGCAGCGCGTCTATGACGTTGAAATGCTCGACTCCCCGTCGGACGAAGGGTCGCTGTACGTTGGCGTGACCCATCTTTACGCGGGCAAAATCGGTGATGAGTTCTTTATGACGCGCGGTCATTTTCACCAGCGCCGCGAACAGGGCGAGGTCTATTTTGGCCTGCGTGGATGTGGCTTGCTGCTGCTTCAGACGCCATCCGGTGAGGCACGCCTTGAACGCGTGAAGGCCGGTTCCGTGCACATCATTCCCTCTTTCAGCGCGCACCGTCTGATTAACACGGGTGAAGACACCCTTTCTGCGCTGGCGGTCTGGCCCAGCGTGGCCGGACACGACTATGCGGCATTGGCCGGTGGTTTTTCGCTTCGTGTATTTGCCTCTGAACATCACCCGCAGGGATGGGAGGTCGGAAATGGTTAA
- a CDS encoding PTS fructose transporter subunit IID: protein MEERKLTRKDLRRCWRAWMMHNLSSMSFERLESFGFCLSMLPVAKKLYPDAAQRTEMLRRHASFYNTEPQIGAIVNGMALGLEEKKANGEPIDGETINTLKVGLMGPIAGIGDSMIPGMLIPILLSIGMALAAGGNILGPLFYTVAWLAIIIPGSWFLFLKGYQMGSGSVEMLVSSKSTRLREALSLLGVFVMGGVAASYVKLGTGLEFITRDGVNIHVQQMLDGIFPQLLPLAVVLGTWYLMAKRGVSPVKAMILLLILAALGVASGLFAG from the coding sequence ATGGAAGAACGTAAACTCACCCGCAAGGATCTGCGCCGCTGCTGGCGGGCGTGGATGATGCACAACCTCTCCTCAATGAGCTTTGAACGCCTGGAATCCTTCGGCTTCTGCCTGAGCATGCTGCCGGTGGCAAAAAAACTCTATCCCGATGCGGCTCAACGCACCGAGATGCTGCGCCGTCACGCGTCGTTCTACAACACTGAGCCACAAATTGGCGCAATTGTTAACGGTATGGCGCTGGGGCTGGAAGAGAAGAAAGCCAACGGTGAGCCAATTGACGGCGAAACCATTAACACCCTGAAGGTGGGCCTGATGGGGCCGATCGCCGGGATCGGTGATTCAATGATCCCCGGGATGCTTATTCCGATCCTTCTCAGCATCGGGATGGCGCTGGCGGCAGGTGGAAATATCCTTGGCCCGCTGTTTTATACCGTCGCCTGGCTGGCCATTATTATCCCGGGCTCCTGGTTCCTGTTTCTTAAAGGCTACCAGATGGGTTCAGGCTCCGTAGAGATGCTGGTCAGCAGCAAATCCACCCGACTACGGGAAGCGCTCTCGTTGCTGGGCGTATTCGTCATGGGTGGTGTGGCGGCCAGCTATGTGAAGCTCGGTACCGGGCTGGAGTTCATCACGCGGGACGGGGTTAACATTCACGTACAGCAGATGCTGGACGGTATTTTCCCGCAGTTGCTTCCGCTGGCCGTGGTGCTGGGAACCTGGTATCTGATGGCCAAACGCGGCGTGTCACCGGTAAAAGCCATGATATTGCTGCTTATACTCGCGGCGCTGGGGGTGGCGTCCGGTTTGTTTGCAGGATAA
- a CDS encoding PTS sorbose transporter subunit IIC has translation MIIEASLIGLLCYLGALSSPWLLGLTGGWYLISRPLISGMLVGLILGDIKTGIMIGVAVQAVYIAMVTPGGSMPADLNFVAYPAIALGILSGKGPEVAVALAATIGIAGTILFNAMMVLNSFWNHRADVALEHGDERGIYLNSAIWPQAMNFVLRFVPTFIAVFFGAQYISGFMDSLPHIVLSTMNVLGGILPAVGIAILLKQIIKSYTMLIYFLVGFVCIVFLKLNMVALVIVGALLALIHYNYKPETPQTVTSAPVPDDEDEF, from the coding sequence ATGATTATTGAAGCGTCTTTAATTGGCCTGCTGTGTTATCTGGGGGCACTCAGTAGCCCGTGGCTTTTAGGGCTGACCGGCGGCTGGTATCTCATCTCCCGACCGCTCATTTCCGGGATGCTGGTTGGCCTGATCCTGGGCGATATCAAAACCGGGATTATGATTGGCGTAGCGGTGCAGGCGGTGTATATCGCGATGGTGACCCCCGGCGGCTCGATGCCAGCAGATTTAAACTTTGTGGCTTATCCGGCCATTGCGCTGGGGATACTTTCCGGCAAAGGACCCGAGGTTGCCGTCGCGCTGGCAGCGACTATCGGTATCGCCGGAACCATTCTCTTTAATGCGATGATGGTGCTGAACTCGTTCTGGAATCATCGGGCGGATGTAGCGCTGGAACACGGCGATGAACGCGGCATCTACCTCAACAGCGCCATCTGGCCGCAGGCGATGAATTTTGTGCTGCGCTTTGTGCCCACCTTTATCGCCGTCTTTTTTGGCGCGCAGTACATTAGCGGTTTTATGGACAGCCTGCCGCACATCGTCCTCTCCACCATGAACGTGCTGGGCGGCATTTTACCCGCTGTCGGTATTGCCATCCTGCTTAAGCAGATCATCAAAAGCTACACCATGCTCATCTACTTCCTGGTGGGCTTCGTCTGCATCGTTTTCCTGAAACTCAATATGGTCGCGCTGGTGATCGTGGGTGCCCTGCTGGCATTGATCCATTACAACTACAAACCCGAAACACCGCAGACCGTGACTTCAGCACCGGTCCCTGACGACGAGGATGAATTCTGA
- a CDS encoding PTS N-acetylgalactosamine transporter subunit IID, translated as MSISFVRIDDRVIHGQLITRWARELPCDGIVAIDDAVAADPLLSSVMKGAVSDTKVWLFDTATAIEKLPKVIASEKRYFVIGKSPLTLQRIEQAGISLKNSNGKINVGPMSARANTITIGPNQSVTKDEAAAFEWLTVQGHAIEFRLVPDASFYSWQDARQKLK; from the coding sequence ATGAGTATTTCTTTTGTACGCATTGACGACCGCGTGATCCACGGGCAGCTCATTACACGCTGGGCCAGGGAGCTGCCCTGCGACGGCATCGTTGCCATTGACGATGCCGTCGCGGCCGATCCGCTGTTATCGTCGGTCATGAAAGGGGCGGTCTCCGATACCAAAGTGTGGCTGTTCGATACGGCAACCGCGATCGAAAAACTGCCAAAAGTGATTGCCAGCGAGAAGCGCTATTTCGTTATTGGCAAATCACCGCTCACGCTGCAGCGCATTGAACAGGCAGGTATTAGCCTGAAAAACAGCAACGGTAAAATCAACGTAGGGCCGATGAGCGCTCGCGCGAATACGATCACCATCGGTCCGAATCAATCGGTAACGAAAGATGAAGCAGCGGCGTTCGAGTGGCTGACCGTCCAGGGACACGCGATTGAATTCCGCCTGGTTCCCGATGCCAGTTTTTATAGCTGGCAGGATGCCAGACAAAAGCTGAAATAA
- a CDS encoding PTS fructose transporter subunit IIA, which produces MIHFIVATHGPLAAALLESSRMVYGDLPCVHAVCLTEQAGIEGFRRDFSTTLEAASVNADGVLVLCDMQSGTPWNVACEAAFSPHARPPVAVVAGVNFPMLLQTDEVMMACDVHHAAAHIIELALPTLVQAKRVDTAQTDDF; this is translated from the coding sequence ATGATTCATTTTATTGTCGCGACCCACGGTCCACTTGCCGCCGCGCTGCTGGAGAGCAGCCGGATGGTTTATGGCGACCTTCCCTGCGTACACGCCGTTTGTCTGACTGAACAGGCGGGGATAGAGGGCTTTCGCCGTGATTTCAGCACCACGCTGGAAGCGGCAAGCGTCAACGCTGACGGCGTGCTGGTATTGTGCGATATGCAAAGCGGCACACCGTGGAACGTGGCCTGTGAGGCCGCGTTTAGTCCGCATGCGCGGCCACCGGTCGCCGTGGTGGCGGGGGTCAACTTCCCGATGCTACTGCAAACCGACGAGGTGATGATGGCATGCGATGTTCATCATGCTGCCGCACACATTATCGAACTCGCGCTGCCAACGCTGGTACAGGCGAAACGGGTAGATACAGCACAGACAGACGATTTTTAA
- a CDS encoding mannose-6-phosphate isomerase → MTTYDKFPTVMIQGYDDSAWQGWEAITRILDAKTQQHSRTVLVIDCYPGVRLTELEDNVLPRLRPTLTINAEQARQDEFAIHEMLARNLTDDRVFGVLSCHQLGEFFDPARLDALQNQVNQCSGGLIVIYGPGAALIHPGDVLVYADLPRWEIQQRMRSGEMGNWGAANQHEDMLRRYKRAFFVEWRVFDRHKTPLLRRADFLLDTTRKNQPAMVSGEALRAGLEQTTTQPFRVVPFFDPGVWGGQWMKQQFDLDPSAANYAWCFDCVPEENSLLLRFGAVRIEIPSQDLVLLEPRALLGEKVHARFGAEFPIRFDFLDTIGGQNLSFQVHPITEYIQQQFGMHYTQDESYYILEARPGAVVYLGTKTGTDPQAMMDDLRRAGRGEKTFDDARFVNQIPAKKHDHFLIPAGTVHCSGAGTMVLEISATPYIFTFKLWDWGRLGLDGLPRPVHLEHGEKVIDWQRDTQWVHQHLVNQFEPIAEGNRWREERTGLHEREFIETRRHWFSEPVVHHTSGGVNVLNLVEGGEAIVDSPTGAFEPFTVHYAETFIIPASVGEYRISPSANTSGRPLATIKAWVRS, encoded by the coding sequence ATGACAACCTACGACAAATTCCCCACGGTGATGATTCAGGGTTATGACGACAGCGCCTGGCAAGGATGGGAGGCGATTACCCGCATCCTTGATGCAAAAACCCAACAGCACAGCCGCACCGTCCTGGTGATTGATTGCTATCCGGGTGTTCGCCTGACCGAACTTGAAGACAACGTGCTGCCGCGGTTACGTCCAACGCTAACGATTAATGCCGAACAGGCGCGACAGGATGAGTTTGCCATCCATGAGATGCTTGCACGCAACCTCACCGACGATCGCGTCTTTGGCGTACTCTCCTGCCACCAGCTTGGTGAGTTTTTTGATCCCGCTCGTCTGGATGCGCTGCAGAATCAGGTGAACCAGTGCTCCGGGGGGCTGATTGTGATTTACGGCCCCGGTGCGGCGCTTATCCATCCGGGTGATGTTCTGGTGTATGCCGATCTTCCGCGCTGGGAGATCCAGCAGCGTATGCGCAGCGGTGAGATGGGGAACTGGGGAGCAGCGAATCAGCATGAAGATATGCTGCGTCGCTACAAACGCGCTTTTTTTGTCGAATGGCGCGTCTTCGATCGCCACAAAACACCGCTGCTCAGGCGCGCCGATTTTTTACTGGATACGACCCGGAAAAACCAGCCCGCGATGGTCAGCGGTGAGGCCCTGCGAGCCGGGCTTGAGCAGACCACCACTCAGCCTTTCCGCGTGGTGCCATTTTTCGATCCTGGCGTCTGGGGCGGCCAGTGGATGAAACAGCAATTCGATCTCGATCCCTCTGCCGCCAATTACGCATGGTGTTTTGACTGCGTGCCCGAGGAGAACAGCCTGTTACTGCGTTTTGGTGCAGTGCGGATCGAGATCCCCTCTCAGGATCTGGTCTTGCTCGAGCCTCGTGCTCTGCTGGGCGAGAAAGTTCACGCACGTTTCGGTGCGGAGTTCCCGATCCGTTTTGACTTCCTCGATACCATTGGCGGCCAGAATCTGAGCTTCCAGGTCCACCCCATTACCGAGTACATCCAGCAGCAGTTCGGGATGCACTACACCCAGGATGAGAGCTATTACATTCTGGAAGCCAGGCCGGGGGCTGTGGTCTATCTGGGCACCAAAACCGGTACCGATCCGCAGGCGATGATGGACGACCTCAGACGTGCGGGCCGTGGTGAAAAAACGTTTGATGACGCCCGGTTCGTTAATCAGATCCCGGCGAAAAAACATGACCATTTCCTGATCCCTGCAGGTACGGTGCACTGCTCCGGCGCGGGAACAATGGTACTGGAGATCAGCGCCACGCCGTATATCTTCACCTTCAAACTGTGGGACTGGGGCCGTCTGGGTCTGGACGGTCTGCCGCGTCCGGTACATCTGGAACATGGCGAAAAGGTGATCGACTGGCAGCGCGACACGCAGTGGGTCCACCAACATCTGGTGAATCAGTTTGAACCCATTGCCGAAGGAAACCGCTGGCGCGAAGAACGCACCGGCCTGCACGAGCGTGAATTTATCGAAACCCGCCGCCACTGGTTTAGTGAACCCGTTGTGCATCACACCAGCGGCGGCGTGAATGTGCTGAATCTGGTAGAGGGCGGCGAAGCAATTGTCGACAGCCCGACCGGTGCATTTGAGCCATTTACCGTCCATTACGCCGAAACCTTCATCATTCCGGCCAGCGTGGGGGAATACCGCATTTCACCATCAGCCAATACCTCCGGGCGGCCACTGGCGACCATCAAAGCCTGGGTAAGGAGCTAA
- the malI-2 gene encoding LacI family transcriptional regulator translates to MTGITLVDVAKRAGVSTATVSMVLCNKGRISQSTRERVLKALDESGYVYNQTAANLRNRSSNQVGLLLHDITNPFYGEMTAGLSHEMERHELLLFLANSEESAERQQKFVDSLMRNNVGGMVLCAARETPQAFFDGLKRRSIPAIMVVRPLNDPDFDFVGTDNFLGTQMATEHLLRIGHRHIAFIGGSQNSGSRAQRIGGFTSKLLEYGVTPNPAWIRTSQASQSDGARVAEALLLEHPNISAAICYQDIVALGVMQSLRKLGREPGRDFALVGFDDITEAALVQPALTTVSVAAKEIGRKAGELLYSRIQGNDEPAKRIILPPALVVRESCGFR, encoded by the coding sequence ATGACGGGAATTACACTGGTTGATGTCGCGAAACGCGCCGGCGTGTCAACGGCGACGGTCTCTATGGTGCTCTGCAACAAAGGTCGCATTTCGCAAAGTACCCGCGAACGCGTGCTTAAGGCGCTGGACGAGTCCGGTTATGTCTATAACCAGACGGCGGCCAATTTGCGTAACCGCAGCAGTAATCAGGTCGGGCTGCTATTGCACGATATCACCAACCCTTTTTACGGAGAGATGACGGCAGGGCTAAGTCATGAAATGGAGCGCCATGAACTGCTGCTTTTTCTGGCGAATAGCGAGGAATCCGCAGAGCGACAGCAAAAATTTGTTGATTCGCTGATGCGCAATAACGTCGGCGGTATGGTGCTGTGTGCCGCCCGCGAAACGCCACAGGCCTTTTTTGATGGACTGAAGCGGCGCAGCATTCCGGCTATCATGGTTGTGCGCCCGCTGAACGATCCGGATTTTGATTTTGTCGGCACGGACAACTTCTTAGGCACGCAGATGGCGACAGAACATCTGCTCAGAATAGGCCATCGGCATATTGCGTTTATTGGGGGGAGCCAGAACTCGGGCTCACGGGCGCAGCGTATCGGTGGCTTTACCAGCAAGCTGCTGGAATACGGCGTGACACCGAATCCTGCCTGGATCAGGACGTCGCAGGCCAGCCAAAGCGACGGCGCGCGCGTGGCGGAGGCGTTACTGCTTGAGCATCCAAACATCAGCGCTGCGATTTGCTATCAGGATATTGTGGCGCTGGGGGTGATGCAAAGTTTACGCAAGCTGGGCCGTGAACCGGGGCGTGATTTTGCGCTGGTCGGTTTTGATGACATTACCGAAGCGGCTCTGGTGCAGCCTGCATTGACCACCGTATCAGTGGCGGCAAAAGAGATTGGCCGTAAGGCGGGGGAATTACTGTACAGCCGCATACAGGGTAATGACGAACCCGCCAAACGGATCATCCTGCCGCCAGCGCTGGTGGTGCGGGAATCATGTGGTTTCCGCTGA